One part of the Marichromatium purpuratum 984 genome encodes these proteins:
- a CDS encoding LabA-like NYN domain-containing protein: MSPQPRVGVFIDAENIRYNGGYQMRYDVLRRFAAREGGRLQRLNTYIAYDVERADKDGDEDYKRKCHEYHQLIREFGYKVNLKHVRHYRDEDGNITNSKADADLDLAVDAMLQAERLDHILLVTGDGDFLPLVRALQNQGCRVELIGFKHISEELQQQVDAFYSGFTIPDLLPIHYEKDNQWGEIGSCVRGVCVNWLKDKGYGFMRVLNRISADQWVTDTRNPQSPYSSVFFHKSEVDHGIEDRHLMSRDFVFEFYLQPSEQQDGLIATNIRDAYKVNQDHKNK; encoded by the coding sequence ATGAGCCCACAACCCAGGGTCGGTGTCTTCATCGACGCGGAAAACATCCGCTACAACGGCGGCTACCAGATGCGCTACGATGTGCTGAGACGGTTCGCCGCACGCGAGGGAGGGAGACTGCAGCGCCTCAACACCTACATCGCCTATGATGTCGAGCGCGCGGACAAGGATGGTGACGAGGACTACAAGCGCAAGTGTCACGAGTACCATCAGCTGATCCGTGAGTTCGGCTACAAGGTCAATCTCAAGCACGTGCGTCACTATCGCGACGAGGACGGCAACATCACCAACAGCAAGGCCGATGCCGACCTCGACCTGGCGGTCGACGCCATGCTGCAAGCCGAGCGGCTCGACCACATCCTGCTGGTCACCGGAGACGGCGACTTCCTCCCGCTGGTGCGGGCACTGCAGAACCAGGGGTGCCGGGTCGAGCTGATCGGCTTCAAGCACATCTCGGAGGAACTGCAGCAACAGGTCGACGCCTTCTACTCAGGCTTCACCATCCCCGACCTGCTGCCGATCCACTACGAGAAGGACAACCAGTGGGGCGAAATCGGCTCGTGCGTGCGCGGCGTCTGCGTCAACTGGCTGAAGGACAAGGGCTACGGTTTCATGCGGGTACTCAACCGGATCTCCGCCGACCAGTGGGTCACCGATACCCGCAACCCGCAATCCCCCTACAGCTCGGTGTTCTTCCACAAGAGCGAGGTGGATCACGGGATCGAGGACAGGCATCTGATGAGTCGTGACTTCGTGTTCGAGTTCTACCTCCAGCCGAGCGAGCAGCAAGACGGCCTGATCGCCACCAACATCAGGGACGCCTACAAGGTCAACCAGGACCACAAGAACAAGTGA
- the pilB gene encoding type IV-A pilus assembly ATPase PilB, with protein MSLDAANVKLSGLALRLVRDELLSEQQAVDAQEEATRQRRTFVGHLVGQGLLSSRSIAVAAAHEFGVPLIDLGSVEVSELPTSLVDERLIRKHHALPLFRRGNRLFLAVSDPTNDQALEEIRFNTGLATDAVLVEEDKLQAAIDSAIEAQDTTMSEIMDADLEKLEIAQDEDEERDDGSEANIDEAPIVRYVNKILVDAITAGASDIHFEPYEKFFRVRFRQDGLLQEVANPPQSIANRLIARLKVMSRMNIAERRIPQDGRIKLKLSRSRDIDFRVNTLPTLYGEKVVLRILDSSSAQVGIDALGFEPEQRDTFLKAIKKPYGMILVTGPTGSGKTVSLYTALNILNEPEINISTVEDPVEIQVPGINQVNMNPKTGLTFASALRAFLRQDPDIVMVGEIRDLETAEIAVKAAQTGHLVLSTLHTNDAPQTLTRLANMGVAPFNIASSVLLIMAQRLARRLCLHCREPHELPPEALRAEGFSDEEIEAGLTIYKPVGCERCTKGYKGRVGIFQVMPISEEISRLILEGGNSMQLADQARREGVADLRRSGLRKVKNGLTSLEELNRVTKE; from the coding sequence ATGTCGCTAGATGCCGCCAACGTCAAGCTCTCGGGACTGGCCTTGCGCTTGGTCAGGGACGAGTTGCTCAGCGAGCAGCAGGCGGTCGATGCACAGGAAGAAGCGACCCGTCAGCGGCGGACCTTCGTCGGTCATCTGGTCGGCCAGGGGCTGCTCTCGAGCCGCTCGATCGCGGTCGCTGCGGCGCACGAGTTCGGCGTGCCGCTGATCGACCTCGGCTCGGTCGAGGTCTCCGAGCTGCCGACCAGCCTGGTCGACGAGCGACTGATCCGCAAACACCATGCACTGCCGCTGTTCCGACGCGGCAATCGACTGTTCCTCGCCGTCTCCGACCCCACCAACGACCAGGCGCTCGAGGAGATCCGCTTCAACACCGGGCTGGCCACCGACGCGGTGCTGGTCGAGGAGGACAAGCTCCAGGCGGCGATCGACAGCGCGATCGAGGCCCAGGACACGACCATGAGCGAGATCATGGACGCCGACCTGGAGAAGCTCGAGATCGCCCAGGACGAGGACGAAGAACGCGACGACGGCAGCGAGGCCAATATCGACGAGGCGCCGATCGTGCGCTACGTCAACAAGATCCTGGTCGACGCCATCACCGCCGGGGCCTCGGACATCCATTTCGAGCCCTACGAGAAGTTCTTCCGTGTGCGCTTCCGCCAGGACGGCCTGCTCCAGGAAGTGGCCAACCCGCCGCAGAGCATCGCCAACCGGCTGATCGCCCGACTCAAGGTGATGTCGCGGATGAACATCGCCGAGCGGCGCATCCCCCAGGACGGGCGCATCAAGCTCAAGCTCAGCCGCTCGCGCGACATCGACTTCCGCGTCAACACCCTGCCCACCCTCTACGGCGAGAAGGTGGTGCTGCGTATCCTCGACTCGTCCTCGGCGCAGGTCGGCATCGACGCGCTCGGTTTCGAGCCCGAGCAGCGCGACACCTTCCTCAAGGCGATCAAGAAGCCCTACGGCATGATCCTGGTCACCGGCCCGACCGGCTCGGGCAAGACCGTCTCGCTCTACACCGCGCTCAACATCCTCAACGAACCCGAGATCAACATCTCCACCGTCGAGGATCCGGTCGAGATCCAGGTGCCCGGCATCAACCAGGTCAACATGAACCCCAAGACCGGGCTGACCTTCGCCTCGGCGCTGCGCGCCTTCCTGCGCCAGGACCCGGACATCGTCATGGTCGGCGAGATCCGCGACCTCGAGACCGCCGAGATCGCCGTCAAGGCCGCCCAGACCGGCCACCTGGTGCTCTCCACCCTGCACACCAACGACGCCCCCCAGACCCTCACCCGTCTGGCCAACATGGGCGTGGCGCCGTTCAACATCGCCTCCTCGGTACTGCTGATCATGGCCCAGCGACTGGCGCGCCGGCTCTGCCTGCACTGTCGCGAACCGCACGAGCTGCCGCCCGAGGCGCTGCGCGCCGAGGGCTTCAGCGACGAGGAGATCGAGGCCGGGCTGACCATCTACAAGCCGGTCGGCTGCGAGCGCTGCACCAAGGGCTACAAGGGGCGCGTTGGTATCTTCCAGGTGATGCCCATCTCCGAGGAGATCAGCCGGCTGATCCTCGAGGGTGGCAACTCGATGCAGCTCGCCGACCAGGCGCGGCGCGAGGGCGTCGCCGACCTGCGCCGGTCTGGTCTGCGCAAGGTCAAGAACGGGCTCACCAGCCTCGAAGAACTCAACCGCGTCACCAAAGAGTAG
- a CDS encoding type II secretion system F family protein, whose product MALAAKQKPKASQNKTKDKDKATVFLWEGVDRKGSRIKGESRAATMNLVRAELRRQGVNPTKVRKKPQPLLGTRKKKITTADIAVFTRQLATMMAAGVPLVQAFDIVGRGHDNPSMQDMILAIKQDIESGTAMALALGKYPLYFDDLVCNLVAAGEQAGVLDVLLDKIATYKEKTESIKGKIKKAMFYPAAVIAVAVIVTVVILLFVIPQFKDLFSSFGADLPAFTLMVINLSDLLRQWWWAVFLGLGALGYGFTALYKRSRGLREGIDRMVLRIPVIGSILNKAALARFARTLSTMFAAGVPLVDALESVSGATGNIVYQDAVLKMREEVATGQSLQLAMRQRDLFPHMVIQMTSIGEESGALDTMLGKVADFYEEQVDNAVDSLSSLLEPMIMVIIGGLVGSLVVAMYLPIFKLASVV is encoded by the coding sequence ATGGCGCTGGCAGCGAAACAGAAACCGAAGGCCTCCCAGAACAAGACCAAGGACAAGGACAAGGCCACCGTCTTCCTCTGGGAAGGGGTCGACCGCAAGGGCTCCCGCATCAAGGGCGAGAGCCGCGCGGCCACCATGAACCTGGTCCGCGCCGAACTGCGTCGCCAGGGCGTCAATCCGACCAAGGTGCGCAAGAAACCCCAGCCGCTGCTCGGCACCCGCAAGAAGAAGATCACCACCGCCGACATCGCCGTGTTCACCCGCCAGCTCGCCACCATGATGGCCGCGGGCGTACCCCTGGTGCAGGCCTTCGACATCGTCGGGCGTGGTCACGACAACCCCTCGATGCAGGACATGATCCTGGCGATCAAGCAGGACATCGAGAGCGGCACCGCGATGGCCCTGGCGCTCGGCAAGTATCCGCTCTATTTCGATGACCTGGTGTGCAACCTGGTCGCCGCCGGCGAGCAGGCCGGTGTGCTCGACGTGCTGCTCGACAAGATCGCCACCTACAAGGAGAAGACCGAGTCGATCAAGGGCAAGATCAAGAAGGCGATGTTCTATCCCGCGGCGGTGATCGCCGTGGCGGTGATCGTCACCGTGGTGATCCTGCTGTTCGTCATCCCCCAGTTCAAGGACCTGTTCTCGAGCTTCGGCGCCGACCTGCCGGCCTTCACCCTGATGGTGATCAACCTCTCCGACCTGCTGCGCCAGTGGTGGTGGGCGGTGTTCCTCGGACTCGGCGCCCTCGGCTACGGCTTCACCGCACTCTACAAGCGCAGCCGCGGATTGCGCGAGGGGATCGACCGGATGGTGCTACGCATCCCGGTGATCGGCTCGATCCTCAACAAGGCCGCACTGGCACGCTTCGCCCGCACCCTCTCGACCATGTTCGCCGCCGGTGTGCCGCTGGTCGACGCGCTCGAGTCGGTCTCCGGGGCCACCGGCAACATCGTCTACCAGGACGCGGTGCTGAAGATGCGCGAGGAGGTCGCCACGGGTCAGTCGCTGCAGCTGGCGATGCGCCAGCGCGACCTCTTCCCCCACATGGTGATCCAGATGACCTCGATCGGCGAGGAGTCGGGCGCGCTCGACACCATGCTCGGCAAGGTCGCCGACTTCTACGAGGAGCAGGTCGACAACGCCGTCGACAGCCTCAGCAGCCTGCTCGAACCCATGATCATGGTGATCATCGGCGGCCTGGTCGGCAGCCTGGTGGTGGCCATGTACCTGCCGATCTTCAAGCTCGCCTCCGTCGTCTGA
- a CDS encoding prepilin peptidase, giving the protein MPWLEPFQQSPMLLYVTVTLLGLILGSFLNVVILRLPRMLEHEWRAQCAEFAGESADATPPPGLARPPSTCPHCGHRIRAHENIPLLSFLLLRGRCSACKTPIGWRYPAVELLTALLGLVAALHFGASVQLLAALVLTWGLVALAVIDLDTQLLPDRITLPLLWLGLILSLFGVFTDAQAAIIGAAAGYLLLWSLYHAFRLLTGKEGMGYGDFKLLALFGAWLGWQALPLVILLSAVSGALIGGVLIALRRQGRDTAMPFGPFLAVAGWVALLWGEQITGAYLRLSGLG; this is encoded by the coding sequence ATGCCCTGGCTAGAGCCATTCCAGCAGTCCCCCATGCTGCTCTATGTCACCGTCACGCTGCTCGGACTGATCCTCGGCAGCTTCCTCAACGTCGTCATCCTGCGTCTGCCGCGGATGCTCGAGCACGAGTGGCGCGCGCAGTGCGCCGAGTTCGCCGGCGAGTCCGCCGACGCGACGCCGCCCCCAGGGCTGGCGCGCCCGCCCTCGACCTGCCCGCACTGCGGTCACCGCATCCGCGCCCACGAGAACATCCCGCTGCTGAGCTTCCTGCTGCTGCGCGGACGCTGCAGCGCCTGCAAGACGCCGATCGGTTGGCGCTATCCGGCCGTCGAGCTGCTCACCGCGTTGCTCGGTCTCGTCGCGGCGCTGCACTTCGGCGCCAGTGTGCAGCTACTCGCCGCGCTGGTGCTGACCTGGGGCCTGGTCGCACTGGCGGTGATCGACCTCGACACCCAGCTGCTGCCCGACCGCATCACCCTGCCGCTGCTGTGGCTCGGGCTGATCCTCAGCCTGTTCGGGGTGTTCACCGACGCCCAGGCGGCGATCATCGGCGCGGCTGCCGGCTATCTGTTGCTGTGGAGCCTCTATCACGCCTTTCGCCTGCTCACCGGCAAGGAAGGCATGGGCTATGGCGACTTCAAGCTGCTGGCCCTGTTCGGGGCCTGGCTCGGCTGGCAGGCGCTGCCCCTGGTGATACTGCTCTCGGCGGTCTCCGGGGCGCTGATTGGTGGCGTGCTGATCGCACTGCGACGCCAGGGGCGCGACACCGCCATGCCCTTCGGTCCCTTCCTCGCCGTCGCCGGCTGGGTCGCACTGCTGTGGGGCGAGCAGATCACCGGCGCCTATCTGCGCCTCAGCGGACTGGGATGA
- the coaE gene encoding dephospho-CoA kinase (Dephospho-CoA kinase (CoaE) performs the final step in coenzyme A biosynthesis.) produces the protein MSAMLTIALTGGIGSGKSTVAAQLERLGAGVIDADHISHALTRDDADTLATIAATFGGEMIAADGTLDRAAMRARVFSDPEARQRLESILHPRIEARMCAERAALRTPYAVLVIPLLFETGQQRLADRVLVVDLPESAQIERVRARSGLADDEIARIIAAQIPRARRCARADDLIDNSGEPQDLAEQVRRLHQHYLRLTAGKTDLQSG, from the coding sequence ATGAGCGCCATGCTGACCATCGCCCTCACCGGCGGCATCGGTAGCGGCAAGAGCACCGTCGCCGCGCAGCTCGAGCGACTCGGCGCCGGCGTGATCGATGCCGACCACATCTCCCACGCCCTCACCCGTGACGACGCCGACACCCTGGCGACGATCGCCGCCACCTTTGGTGGCGAGATGATCGCTGCCGACGGCACCCTGGATCGCGCCGCGATGCGCGCGCGGGTGTTCTCCGACCCCGAGGCCCGCCAGCGACTCGAGTCCATCCTGCACCCGCGCATCGAGGCGCGGATGTGCGCCGAGCGCGCCGCGCTGCGTACCCCCTACGCGGTGCTGGTGATCCCGTTGCTGTTCGAGACCGGACAGCAGCGTCTCGCCGACCGGGTGCTGGTGGTCGACCTCCCCGAGTCGGCACAGATCGAGCGCGTGCGTGCGCGCAGCGGGCTGGCCGACGACGAGATCGCCCGCATCATCGCCGCGCAGATCCCGCGCGCCCGCCGCTGCGCGCGCGCCGACGACCTGATCGACAATAGCGGCGAGCCGCAGGATCTCGCCGAGCAGGTACGGCGCCTGCACCAGCACTACCTGAGGCTGACCGCCGGGAAGACCGACTTGCAAAGCGGTTGA
- a CDS encoding phosphoenolpyruvate carboxykinase produces MRVSGRPNSDHPLEQHGLYNLSAVHWNLPTAELYEQALARYEGQVAHMGPLVVRTGHHTGRSANDKFIVEEPSSRDDIWWGEVNRPIDIEHFDLVHHRLASYLQMKDVYVQDCFVGADPNYRLPARVITEKAWHSLFARNLFIQPKPEELEHFAPEFTVIAAPHFHAIPGLDKTNSETCILVNFEKRLVLIGGTSYAGEIKKSLFTVMNHLMPGRGVLPMHCSANIGEDGRTALFFGLSGTGKTTLSADASRTLIGDDEHGWSDDGVFNFEGGCYAKMIRLSADAEPEIHATTRRFGTVLENVTMNMETRRLDLDDDSLTENTRGAYHISAIPNASDTGMGGHPDAILFLTCDAFGVLPPISRLTPEQAMYHFISGYTARVAGTEKGVTEPSPVFSACYGAPFMPRHPQRYAELLGKRLAEHGTQVWLINTGWSGGPYGVGKRVAIPHTRAMVHAVLDRKLEGVATRPDPIFGLNIPETCPGVPSEILDPRATWSDPAAYDAQARKLAGMFRDNFTKFTDEVDAAILAAGPQAG; encoded by the coding sequence ATGCGCGTTTCCGGACGTCCGAACAGCGACCACCCGCTCGAACAACACGGCCTCTACAACCTCAGCGCCGTCCATTGGAACCTCCCCACCGCGGAACTCTACGAGCAGGCGCTGGCGCGCTACGAGGGACAGGTCGCCCACATGGGTCCGCTGGTGGTGCGCACCGGCCATCACACCGGGCGTTCGGCCAACGACAAGTTCATCGTCGAGGAGCCGAGCAGCCGCGACGACATCTGGTGGGGCGAGGTCAACCGCCCGATCGACATCGAACACTTCGACCTGGTCCATCATCGTCTCGCCTCCTACCTGCAGATGAAGGACGTCTACGTCCAGGACTGCTTCGTCGGCGCCGATCCCAACTACCGGCTGCCGGCGCGCGTGATCACCGAGAAGGCCTGGCACAGCCTGTTCGCGCGCAATCTCTTCATCCAGCCCAAACCCGAAGAGCTGGAGCACTTCGCGCCCGAGTTCACCGTCATCGCCGCACCGCACTTCCACGCCATCCCCGGACTCGACAAGACCAACAGCGAGACCTGCATCCTGGTCAACTTCGAGAAGCGTCTGGTGCTGATCGGCGGCACCAGCTATGCCGGCGAGATCAAGAAGTCGCTGTTCACGGTGATGAACCACCTGATGCCGGGGCGCGGCGTGCTGCCGATGCACTGCTCGGCCAACATCGGCGAGGACGGTCGCACCGCGCTCTTCTTCGGTCTCAGCGGCACCGGCAAGACCACCCTCTCGGCCGACGCCTCGCGCACCCTGATCGGTGACGACGAGCACGGCTGGAGCGACGACGGGGTGTTCAACTTCGAGGGCGGCTGCTACGCCAAGATGATCCGGCTCTCGGCCGATGCCGAGCCCGAGATCCACGCCACCACGCGTCGCTTCGGCACCGTCCTCGAGAACGTCACCATGAACATGGAGACGCGCCGGCTCGACCTCGACGACGACTCGTTGACCGAGAACACCCGCGGCGCCTATCACATCAGCGCCATCCCCAATGCCAGCGACACCGGCATGGGCGGACACCCGGACGCCATCCTGTTTCTCACCTGCGACGCCTTCGGCGTGCTGCCGCCGATCTCGCGGCTGACCCCGGAGCAGGCGATGTATCACTTCATCTCCGGCTACACCGCGCGCGTGGCCGGCACCGAGAAGGGCGTCACCGAGCCCTCGCCGGTGTTCAGCGCCTGCTATGGCGCGCCCTTCATGCCGCGCCACCCGCAACGTTACGCCGAGCTGCTCGGCAAGCGCCTGGCCGAGCACGGCACCCAGGTATGGCTGATCAACACCGGCTGGAGCGGCGGCCCGTATGGCGTCGGCAAGCGTGTCGCCATCCCCCACACCCGCGCCATGGTGCACGCGGTGCTCGATCGCAAGCTCGAGGGCGTGGCCACCCGTCCCGACCCGATCTTCGGGCTCAACATCCCCGAGACCTGCCCCGGGGTGCCGAGCGAGATCCTCGACCCGCGCGCCACCTGGTCCGATCCGGCCGCCTACGATGCCCAGGCACGCAAGCTCGCCGGGATGTTCCGCGACAACTTCACCAAGTTCACCGACGAGGTCGATGCCGCGATCCTCGCCGCCGGCCCGCAGGCGGGTTGA
- the pyrC gene encoding dihydroorotase: MTETIEITRPDDWHLHLRDGAAMADVVGHSARQFARAIIMPNLKPPVTDTALALAYRERILAALPEGSGFEPLMTLYLTDLTRPEEIDRARASGAVAACKLYPAGATTNSDSGVTDIARIAPVLEAMQRNAMPLLVHCEVTDPEVDIFEREQRFIDDKLVPLLRDFPELKVVFEHVTTADGVALVREGPETLGATITPHHLRYNRNALLAGGIRPHFYCLPVLKHERHREALVEAATSGHPRFFLGTDSAPHPRTAKLSDCGCAGAYSAHAALELYAEVFDEAGALDRLEGFASHHGADFYGLPRNQERVRLTRTPWQVPAHYPFGEDCVVPLRAGETLSWRLETA, translated from the coding sequence ATGACCGAGACGATCGAGATCACCCGCCCCGACGACTGGCACCTGCACCTGCGCGACGGCGCGGCGATGGCCGATGTGGTGGGACACAGCGCGCGCCAGTTCGCGCGCGCCATCATCATGCCCAACCTCAAGCCGCCGGTGACCGACACCGCCCTGGCGCTCGCCTATCGTGAGCGCATCCTGGCGGCACTGCCGGAGGGGAGCGGCTTCGAGCCGCTGATGACGCTCTATCTCACCGACCTCACCCGGCCTGAGGAGATCGACAGGGCACGCGCCAGCGGCGCGGTGGCCGCCTGCAAGCTCTACCCGGCCGGCGCCACCACCAACTCCGACAGCGGCGTCACCGACATCGCCCGCATCGCCCCGGTGCTCGAGGCGATGCAGCGCAACGCCATGCCGCTGCTGGTGCACTGCGAGGTCACCGACCCCGAGGTCGACATCTTCGAGCGCGAACAGCGCTTCATCGATGACAAGCTGGTGCCGCTGCTGCGCGACTTCCCCGAGCTGAAGGTGGTCTTCGAGCACGTCACCACCGCCGACGGTGTGGCCCTGGTGCGCGAGGGCCCGGAGACCCTGGGCGCCACCATCACCCCGCACCACCTGCGCTACAACCGCAACGCTCTGCTCGCCGGCGGCATCCGTCCGCACTTCTACTGCCTGCCGGTGCTCAAGCACGAGCGTCACCGCGAGGCGCTGGTCGAGGCTGCAACCAGCGGTCATCCGCGCTTCTTCCTCGGCACCGACAGCGCCCCGCACCCGCGCACGGCCAAGCTCAGCGACTGCGGCTGCGCCGGCGCCTACAGCGCGCACGCGGCGCTGGAGCTGTATGCAGAGGTGTTCGACGAGGCCGGCGCGCTGGATCGGCTCGAGGGCTTCGCCAGTCATCACGGCGCCGACTTCTACGGACTGCCGCGCAACCAGGAACGGGTGCGGCTGACCCGCACGCCCTGGCAGGTGCCGGCGCACTATCCGTTCGGCGAGGACTGCGTGGTGCCGCTGCGTGCCGGGGAGACCCTCAGCTGGCGGCTCGAGACGGCCTGA
- a CDS encoding MlaA family lipoprotein has translation MDTRGFKWLGIFGAALLLAGCASGAARVSDPRDPLEPYNRAVYRFNSDFDKAFIQPTARAYRKVTPEPVDRGVTNFFANVADMTSAVNNVLQFKMSRAGSDVGRVFINSTVGILGVFDVATNVGLPSYKEDFGQTLGYWGLESGAYFMLPIVGPSSIRDTFGFAGDVALDPFFSLKKNQIYWGAVVLRAIDQRADLLDASDILEEAALDPYSFLRETYLQRRESLVHDGNPPSGAGGGDVWDEIDFDSPAEI, from the coding sequence ATGGACACACGCGGGTTCAAGTGGCTGGGAATCTTCGGGGCGGCACTGCTGCTGGCCGGTTGCGCCTCCGGCGCGGCGCGCGTGAGCGATCCACGCGACCCGCTCGAGCCTTACAACCGGGCCGTCTATCGCTTCAACAGCGATTTCGACAAGGCCTTCATCCAACCCACGGCGCGCGCCTATCGCAAGGTCACGCCGGAGCCGGTCGATCGCGGCGTGACCAACTTCTTCGCCAATGTCGCCGACATGACCTCGGCGGTCAACAACGTGTTGCAGTTCAAGATGTCGCGCGCCGGCAGCGATGTCGGTCGAGTGTTCATCAACTCCACCGTGGGCATCCTCGGGGTGTTCGACGTTGCCACCAACGTCGGGCTGCCGAGCTACAAGGAGGACTTCGGTCAGACGCTCGGTTACTGGGGGCTTGAGTCCGGCGCCTACTTCATGTTGCCGATCGTCGGTCCGAGCAGCATCCGCGACACTTTCGGCTTCGCCGGTGACGTGGCGCTCGACCCCTTCTTCAGCCTGAAGAAGAACCAGATCTACTGGGGAGCCGTCGTGCTGCGCGCGATCGATCAGCGGGCCGACCTGCTCGATGCCAGCGATATCCTTGAGGAGGCCGCGCTCGACCCCTACAGCTTCCTGCGCGAGACCTATCTGCAGCGCCGTGAGAGCCTGGTCCACGACGGCAACCCGCCGAGTGGTGCAGGCGGCGGCGACGTCTGGGACGAGATCGACTTCGACAGTCCCGCCGAGATCTGA
- the rnt gene encoding ribonuclease T — protein MNGEEQIPDGIAQRFRGFLPVVVDVETAGFDAQRHALLEIAAVVIRMAPDGRLEPAPAVHCHVLPFVGAELDPRALAFNGIDPDHPLRDAVPEHEALNRILSPVRKAVKNTGCTRAILVGHNAHFDLGFIKAAVDRTEFKRNPFHAFSVFDTVSLSGLMFGQTVLANAARAAGLGWSNSEAHSALYDAEQTARLFCTIVNRWNEFDPLRFWESGERLPAPE, from the coding sequence ATGAACGGTGAAGAACAGATTCCAGACGGCATTGCACAGCGCTTTCGCGGCTTCCTGCCGGTCGTCGTCGATGTCGAGACCGCGGGCTTCGACGCCCAGCGCCACGCCTTGCTCGAGATCGCCGCGGTGGTCATCCGCATGGCGCCCGATGGCCGGCTCGAACCCGCGCCCGCGGTCCATTGCCACGTGCTGCCCTTCGTCGGCGCCGAACTCGACCCCAGGGCGCTCGCCTTCAACGGCATCGACCCGGACCATCCGCTGCGTGACGCCGTGCCCGAACACGAGGCGCTCAACCGCATCCTCTCCCCGGTCCGCAAGGCGGTGAAGAACACCGGCTGCACCCGCGCCATCCTGGTCGGGCACAACGCCCACTTCGACCTCGGCTTCATCAAGGCGGCGGTCGATCGTACCGAGTTCAAGCGCAACCCCTTCCATGCCTTCAGCGTCTTCGACACCGTCAGCCTCAGCGGGCTGATGTTCGGCCAGACCGTGCTCGCCAACGCCGCGCGCGCCGCCGGGCTCGGCTGGAGCAACAGCGAGGCGCACTCGGCGCTCTACGACGCCGAGCAGACCGCGCGACTGTTCTGCACCATCGTCAACCGCTGGAACGAGTTCGATCCACTGCGCTTCTGGGAGAGCGGCGAGCGACTGCCCGCCCCCGAGTGA
- the grxD gene encoding Grx4 family monothiol glutaredoxin yields MDVLERIGEQVKNNPVVIYMKGTPQFPQCGFSMRAAQALQECGVPFAYVNVLQDPEIFEHLPRYADWPTFPQLYIDGELVGGCDITLELHAGGELKPMMEQAAARAEGGAD; encoded by the coding sequence ATGGACGTGTTGGAGCGTATTGGCGAGCAGGTCAAGAACAACCCGGTGGTGATCTACATGAAGGGCACGCCGCAGTTCCCGCAGTGCGGGTTCTCGATGCGTGCGGCGCAGGCACTCCAGGAATGCGGCGTGCCCTTCGCCTATGTCAACGTGTTGCAGGACCCGGAGATCTTCGAGCACCTGCCGCGCTATGCCGACTGGCCGACCTTTCCCCAGCTCTATATCGACGGCGAGCTGGTCGGTGGCTGCGACATCACCCTCGAGCTGCATGCCGGGGGCGAACTCAAGCCGATGATGGAGCAGGCGGCGGCGCGCGCCGAGGGCGGCGCCGACTAG